One Channa argus isolate prfri chromosome 17, Channa argus male v1.0, whole genome shotgun sequence genomic window, gggagctggctgggtgAAATCTACATAATATCTGGGTCAACTAACTAGGGCATTTGCATTCTTACATGCAGGAATAATATCTGGATAAACTCAGGATTACTGTCCACATCCAAAAGGGTCAATAACAACAATGAGATACGTTTGCTGTGATGCTACTCTACAACTCTACCTCTGGTCAGGATGGATCAGTGGTTCAGTGCTGCAGTTTGGGCTAGAGTCAGGTTGGtgactgttgctgctgctgttttgtgttgGCGATACAGTCACTGCAGAAGGAGCAGGAGTCACTGatggtgaggaaaaaaaatcaacacagCAGTAAGACACAACTACTGCAGGTGTTTTTTAAGGTCTAAAGTAAAAAAGGTATTTCTGCCATATAtaataaagagacaaaatacGATTATAGAAAAAAGTTACCAGAATTTTCTCCATTCCTGTTAGGAATAACTTTCTagagatggaaaaataaaaaaagttatgaaCACAGGAAAAACATGCCGTTAATTTGATTTCGTTTGCTTTACTTTTGGCTTTTACCTTCTCTGCTGTGTCTGAACGTCTTGTTCTTTTCATGATCTCCTCCAGACGCTGGtgattagaaaaacaaaaaaagagcttgtagTTACACTGTACATTTGAAACAATTATAGAATATAACATGAGCGTGCGTCACCTTTTTTCTCTCAAGGCGCTCAGCCTCTTctttctggaagtgtttctctctctccttcctaagtcgctctgcctcctctctctgccgagactcctcttcctctttctaaagcacaaacacacaggtctACTGGGTTTGCTTGGAAGGGTTTGGTAAGTTTATTctttagtttaaatttaaaaaaatgtttaagtgaAGACTTTCTCTGACCTGTTTTTGAAGACtttctgcctcctctctctccttttgaagtttctcttcctctgcctttctctcctcctcctctttccttctcctctcctccaacTGCTGCTGaatctcctcctccctcttcgCTCGCTCCTCTGCCTTTCTGCGAGCCATCTCTTCCTTTGCTAACCTGTCCAGACAGGCAAAAGATTCAAAGTCAAGtatgaaaacatacacaaatCTTCTGCATCATCCATCCACCTACACTCTTTCCAGAtctcacacatattcacacagaCAAAGGCAGTGTACCTCGACTGCTCCTCCTGCAGCCtccgctcctcctcctctctctccctttgctCGCGGGCCAGCCGCCTTTTCTCAGTCAGGATGCGACTTGCTTCCTCTGGATCAGTTGTACCAGCTGAGGGCCTCTGGCCTGGAGGACTACTTACACTCTCTAAAAGACATCATAAAAGGGGATTCTAACCCACGGTTTTTattagcaaataaaaacttaaccTAAACTTTAACCAACCAGGCTAGATGTGAGCTGTTGTTTGGAAACTCACCGCTGGCTGCTGGTGGTGTTGTTAGCGTCTGCTCGGCTGAGGTCTTGTTCTGACCCAGCGGCTGAGGTCGAGGTTTAAGAGGACTAAGAACCTGCGCCTTCTCTTCCTGTTGGATTCTGGTGGGCGTTGGTGGTCGGGGGCTCTGAGGTGTAATCCTTACAGGACGAATGTTTCCGGGGTCTTCTGCCCCCGGAGACTTAAGCAGCTTCGGCGTGGGGGGACGTCCTGCTGGCTTCTGGGGAGACCTGTTTGCCGGAGGAAGAGAAGCATTTAgtaacaaattacaaatttaaagcaaatatgCCATATCATTATTTATACATCTCTCTACTCCCAGTTATCCACAACATCGCTCTACAACTCTGTACACACTTCATTTTGGGGCTAACATGGGCACTATTCTCCTACCTGCCAGGGGAGGGTGCTGTAAACTTGATGTTCCTCTTGCCTGGAGAAGAGGAGCGTTTGTTGGGGGGCAAACTCAGAATGGGAGCCAGTGGGAGTGATAGGTTGCTCCATGACTTCCTGACATTATCAGGATCCTTCTGCAATTGGTGCCGGGGATTACAGAGAAAACAATACATCATTCAAAACGAGCAGAAATTTTCCACTTAATCAGGACTCAGGTAGGACAGCACTGTCACTGCAATCGCTGCTAACAAAAAAGTCCTTGGCAACAGACAAGTAATCAGCTGCTCTACTGACATCAGCAGAAGATGATCAGTAACAGGATTAGACTCTGACAGGATTCCTCTGGCCTTGCATAGCCTATGGATAAAAGCCCTATCCgttgacaaaattaaaaatttacattttgtatgcCCTCACATCACTGAGCTCACTGGTACTATGTTGGATGGTACTGGTACACTATGCATCAATCTGTTTGGATACAGTAATTCTTATGGGATGTGTCTGTGGGTCAGTGTTTAGGATACAGTACATAAGATAATGTTCTAAAACCTTAATGGCTTAAGCTTTGACACACACGTGTGTGATCTTATATATTGTGATTATTCTGggacatcaaaataaaagacaagaaaaagttTTCTAAAagtaacatgaaaacaaaccaataaaaaaaaaaaaacaggatgaaaTAAAGTAGTACCGAAAGCTGAAACTGCACATTCAGCTAGATATTTAATACCAGcactgaaaaaaaggaaacatcagTCTTGAGatattcattaaaacaaaaggtGCATGTTTAACCTTGGTGGTTCCTGTGGTCCTCCTGCGTGGGACATTGGAGGAGGACGAGCCTGTCTCCCGGCTGAGGCTCCTCTCCTGGCTGCGGCAGTAAGGAATCGGCTGGCCCTGCAGGGTCTTGAAGGACATGGAACCCATGGggtggcaagacactgagcgaGGACAAACAGGCATGGCTACTGTGATGTACGAGGTGGGAGGTTGGCGTGTTTTGAGGAGGGTATAGATCAGGACAGTTTGAGGATTTGTGGGACACCAGTAAGGATTTGATAAGTTGGAGCATGGAGCAAAAGATAATGCAGGAGAGGAAGAAATATAAAGGATGTGAgatgaattaaaaagaaaggcCATGGGTTTGGGAAGACCAATAGAAAAGTGTGAGGAATGAATGTTTggtaaaaacagaagaagaaaaagaaagcattaGTGCTACTGACTGGAGAACTGCCGTTATCATAATGCAACCATCACTTGGGCACTATGTGTTAAGGGAGTTAATTAATGGCACACTTTTAATTGGGCCGGTTATTTGTGTTAaaggttaaagaaaataaacacttaaacCATTAACGTCTGTGGAATGCTGTTATGTAAAGTACAAATTATACAACCATGTTCGTTTCACTTTTTTGCATTAATAGTTTGAGGTGTGTGGACAGAATTGGTGCATTTCCTCCTGTGCAAAAGGTCCCAAGTGTTGGAAGAATTTCTACTCTAAAAAAAGTTACTATTAGCAAAAATGTTGGACCCGGCACCACACACAAGAATTGAGCATcagtaaaagacaaagaaaacacatgcaagaGGTGCATCTTCATAAAGCATTGCACTCTAGACAATACTAtagtgtacaaaaaaaaaaaaaaattagtttctATAGCAACAatagaggaaaagagggaaTACTTCCTGAACAGCTTACcggtgagtgtgagtgtgtgtgtgtttgagagaaagagagagagagctttgaCCGCCTGATACAGGCTGGTGAAGGGCTCTTCAGATGTGTAATGCTTTAAGTCTGGGCAAATCTGATTAGCATCTGAAACACTTTTGgtcaagagagaaaagaaatagcCAAAATACTTTAAGCGCTCTGTGCTGCTAGTGTGATGTCTTTTCATGAACATTCAATGTGTCCCTCAATATGGACCATTAATGGCAGTAGATAGCTGTAAGAGCAACACATGCTTTTTACCCATTTGTTCTCCAGACAGACTCATGGCACTGCAACTTCGGGCCAGGTAGGAGTGCGTCGGCTGCTGCAGGCGGTTCACAATATTGCTCTCCCATGGTGTCAGTGGAAGACGGCGTAGCCCTGAACACATGCATGTGACATTTGAGATTTGATGACTAAAACTATTAACTGCCCACAGATTAGACTAAGCAATCATTCAAAGCAGATTATAAACAATTTATAATTACAGTGTGTTACCCATGCCTTCTCTCCACTGCACATGGTGTAGGTGAGAGCTAGAGTGAAGTTGTAACCATGCACCTACACCTGTATGCAGCAGACTGTTAATTATGAGGAGTAACAAACAGCCTGAAGTGAAGGGCAAACACAGGGAGGAGAGCATTACGGCAAACAGTGCAAAATAAAAGACCTAAACagtattaaaatgtgtctttatgaAGCTTGCTTCAAGAGCCtgatttgcaaaaaacaaaacaaaacaaagaaacgaagaaagagacacaggagTTCATTCAGCAAAACATCCAGCATTACTCGCTCTGATAATGAAGCAAAGTGGAAGGTTGCAGGTTTTAGTGTGGATGGCAAAGATACGACTGGGCTGGAAACTGTACAGACACTCTGATTCTCAGTCAGGATAAAAGTAGCATACAGTGttcccacaaaaacaaaaagattatCCTAGAAAGGATTAGAAAAAGGGGTCAGGCTAgagggggaaaaataaaaaacaatcttgATCCGTCTAATGAAACACACATAAGtgcaaaaacatgcatgcatgcagaTAGACTGTATGTTAGACTGCAGACATATGATTTGATATTTCTACTGTAATATTGTGGATCACATCAGTCTCTAATAGTGCCAGTATTTAAACTATTCTAataatccatttaaaatgtatcagACTCTTAAATCCCTTTAGACATTTacagatatacagtatgaatGCATGAAAATGTGATTGGACTGCATAGCTATAGCTACACATTCATCATCATTCATCTGTTATGTTTTTCAATGAGACAATACACTGTATAGTCATGATTTCTGAACGGTTTCCAGCCCATTATCTTTTTGCTTTGCAGCACAGTGTGTAGCAATAATTATGCAATCTTCAAAAGATTCCCAGAAGAcacctgtgtttttgtggtggGTGGTCTTTCCCTGGTGTAGGAGGGGTTTGGACTGAGCTTTGCTAATGACAGGAGAGGAGGCTGTTCTCATCTGTAAACCTGTCAGCAGTAATGGACAAAATATACTAAAcattagtttgacattttgggattTTTGCTTTCCTACAGAGACTTCGATGAGAGGTTTTGTCTCCCTTAAGTATGAAGCTATGGCCAACACCTTATTTTATAATTAAGGAAACGTGGGTAAACAGCTTTGTCCAACAGTAACAAACAACTGTAAAGCTCACATATTAGCACACTGTATCTTGTTAGTTGATACTATGCAAAAAcccaaatataaaaattattaatgtgcatttacactCTATGCTCGTTGCATATGAACTTGAGGGATTCCTTGTATACAGCTATGAAATATCCTTAAACATACCTTTTCACACATcaacaattttactttttttgacaggtaaaaaaaagtttaaaagtgcTTATATGTGACCTGTAACCTTTGATCTTACGTTAATACAAAATTAAgttaaacaattttaacaatTATAAGTGTTGGTGTATAACTTTCATTTCATTACCTCGGTCCGGTGAGTGTAGGAGTGTGGCAGAGGAGGACGAGAGGCGCTTGGTAATGACAGGGTCTGCATGTTTGGATAAATTCATCGTGGACACTGACCTCCTGTCAGTATCTACAAAGAAGAATCATGATAAAAGCAAATTAATTACTGAGGTGATTAACTTCAtgacagaaagaggagaaagagaccTGTAGACAACAGGAAATGTGAAGTAGATGTCACGCCATATTAACTGTTGGGGGAGGTGGGTGCAATCTTGTGAAATTTCTGCATATGAGATGGAGGCTGTGTTTTGACTCAGCATTGTCACAGTAAATCAGTGCCCCTGCCATAGTAGGTCAGCAGGGTACGGTAGGGtctcttttcttcatcttcatctcttATCCATGAAATTTGaacaatataaacaaatttTAAGTCTAACATTGATCATAAAATGGTGCCTGCATCCCTCAGCAGTTAACGGGACATGGCATAACTTCACACCGAAGAGTTATTCTAGTCTATAAGCTCTGGTTACATCAGattagatattaaaaaaactgtggcaaaaaaTGTTTCTACAGGGAAAAATATTAGACCATGGATTAGTACCAAATGGGTCTTATGTCATCTAAAAATGAAGCTAAAATGATGGGAATGAACAATCCTAGAATGTAACTTCAGGTCACAAACTGAATTGCTACATCCAAATAAGACAACAACTACTAATCATGCCATTCACATTGGCCTACATTTACACTAACTCCAGTGTGTTTAAACAACGCTGTCCAGTTACAGAGCTAAAGCCATCAGTCTAACAGCAGCCTGCTAAGTGACACAGTGCAATAATATTCACAATGAGAGGTCATTCCATATCTGCTGCAGAGACTGAAAGCACTCTGCATGTGCTCCAGTCCAGCAAGGTCGAGTGGACAGAGGAAAGCCGACTCGACAAAACCTGGACCAAAAAGGGAAAGGACAATGgtagagaaacaaaaagcagagaGGAGGTAGCGGGAGATCCCAgagagaaggtggaggagagagagagagaaaacaagtgAGGGAGCGGTTGAGTgttggaaaaagagagagagagagacacagagagaggaaggacaGGGTGTGAGTCAGCAGTAACATCAGAAGGCAGCAGATCTGAAAAGTTCAAATATAAACCTTCCAAAACAATACTGACACGCAGAGGCAGGTAGATGCATTTACACAAGAGATAGACTGTAGGACAATCAGGAGGATGAGACCTGACAGCACTGATACAGGAGGAAAAGTGTCTTCACAATACTAAGAATCGGCAAGTTTCTGTGTCACACGACACCGTAAAGACTGTTTCAGTGTCAGACTTCATGTAGGTTCTGTGTGCACTTCTGCGATGTGTCAGAGTATACCAGCGGGTGTGCTAGGAGTGTTCGTGTGCAGTGCCCCTCCCCACGACCAGCGGTTGGGCTTCTGTCTGGTTTTCTGGCTCTTCTCAAACGTCCGATGCATCactgcctcatgacgagcctttagtcacaaaaaacaacaacggCAGCATCGTCATAGATTCAGCattgggggagaaaaaaaaaaaaaacactggaacaACATTTGCACTAAATGCACACTTTATTATGTTATGCTTATTCTGTAGCCATGAATAAGTATGTTTTGCGTGCAAAATCTAAATACTGATTACCAGTCGGCGTGGTTTCTTTATTTCCGTCtatatttttaaagcttcaaTAAATCCCTAAATCAGAGATTCAAAACAGCCTGTAAGAATTCTTTTTGTgacatgcaaacaaaagagACTAAATCCACATTTCCCTATTGTCTGTCAAAGGGAGTCAGCTTTCGGGggttgtcccttcaggggtcaccacagcacaGTATGTTCTGCACAGTAATTTGGCATGAGtatttacaccggatgcccttcctgccgcaatcctcccattttatccgggaccagcaccaaggtgatCCTTGGTGGCTGGGATGGGCCATcttgtggggtgggattcgaacccacagccttctgtatcccaaccaaATGCTCTACCAATGAGCCACCAGGCATAAAAACTCATCATAATGAGAGAGGAGTTAGCAGGAGAATTCCAACTCCACTGCACTCAAGAGGGAAAAAGCATATCAAAGGTTTACCAGCCTGTCGGCTCTTGGTTTTTATTACcaataataaaactaatgttCATGCTCGGATCTTGTGGTGAcagatgtgtatgtgtacaCTTGTCAGTACCTTgtcctcttcctgtttctgcctaCGTTTCTCCTCCACAGCAGCCcgtctcttctcctcctttatTCTCTGCTCTTCcaactttctcttcctctcctccaggTGCTTCTCATAGTGCTGCCTGGCTCTCTCCTCACGTGCCTGCCACTGGGCCTCTTTGATAGCTGAGgcatagtacacacacacacacacacacacgcttaatGATGTGATGCATTAGTGTGCTCACATGTGCTTACATGTTAAGAAATACGAACCATAATCAAAAAGGGCGTAAAATCTtattcaaaaacacacaaacttatAGCAGCAGTGTGATGGGTCAGCTATGGATTATGTGACTCTAGGCTTGAGCCCTCAACACAAAGCCCCTTAGCTGGTGCAAGAGGTATGACAACTGCACAAtattataaacacaaacacagttcagaaaaataaataaacaaataaaaaaaataggaacACAAACAGGTCATGACTCCCTAAAACCCATCTGTTACAGCCTGTCACTGAGAGAGTCCTAGAaaacacgcacagacacacacttctaAAACCTGCCACACGGCCTGACCCATTATGTAACATGGGTGCTATAGCAACAGGGGGTGCCTGGCTTCAACCTAGACTTTATgtaacaaccaaaaaaaaaacaaaaacaaaaaaaatatagcaTTTTACCACAGCTGCCAACCATAGTCAGTCATGACATGTTTGGGGAAAGATAAAACAAGTCGCAGGATGCAGGACGCCCCCTCACACAGTAACATACTCTCTACTCTCtgtcacacatacaaaataCCCACCgttctgtttttcttgttcCTCCCGGCGCTCACGGGCCAACCTCTGCCTCTCGTCAATCTTGTTGAAGAGCAATGACTCTGCGGCACAAAGTgattaaagaaagtaaaaccaAGGCTTTgttatattgatttttttttttaaatttccctttgtGCAAATGTGACTTACCTGTTTTGGTGGCAGCATTGTTAGTGGGGCTGATGCTGGTGGTGGTGCGACTAGGAGTGGGCGTGGGGATGGGGGTAGGGGTCAGGGTGGGTGTGTAAGTTTGTCCAGAGCCAGAGGAGCTGGGGCGATTGGCTGAAGACGCCCTTCCATCCTCGGATTTGTACTGTGAGAGGGACGCTGggaagaaagacaaacaagaagTGTCAATACCTAATTACTTTGTGAAACAGACGAGACGAGAAAGTacaagagaaacagacagagagaaaaacacagacaattgAAACTGGAAAACAACATGAGTTATATCAATGAAAGATGATTAAAACAACCTACAACCTGACAGTCTGCAAActaaattttagaaatgttacaagtctacaaaacatttctgctgcactgcaggttcccaagagcacagtggaCTCCATTATTCTCAAGTGGCAGATGTTTGTCACAACAAGGACTCTTCCAGTGCTGCTCACCCGGACAAACAGAGCAATCGCAGGAGAAGGGGCTTACTAAGAGAGGTAACCAAGAACCCTATGGTCATTTTGACGGAGCTCCAGAGATGGGACAAAGTGTGGAGATGAGACAAAGTTTCTGAAGGACCACCATCAATGCAGCCCGATCTGGGTTTTATGGCAGAGTGCCTATAACTTTGAAACTTACTGAACAACTTTGGAGAGAATTGAAAATGGTGGTCAGttcccatccaacctgactgaacttcagaggatttgcaaaggagaatgacagaaaattcCCCAGTCCAGGTGTGCAAGGCATGTTGCATCACACCCAAAAGACAcaaggctgtaattgctgccaaaggtgcatACACTGAGCAAAGGGTTTGAATACTAGTACAtgtgatttcagtttttctatttaataaggaaaaaacaaattacatctATATAAATTTATAGACATCTGTTAAATTCTGTGTTacctttgtcattatgggatacTGAGTGTAGATaagtgaagaaaaatgtttttaaacaactgtagcATCAGGATGCAAcataataaaatggaaaaaagtgaaaaggggTCTggatactttctgaatgcactgtatactGTGTTCCCTGTATTCTCAAGCCTTCCCAGTGCGCTGTAGCTTTTGCTCTCAGCGATGTGTTACGTTATTGATTAATAGCACTATAAGGTTAAGTGGAGGCACTTTCAGGTCAACCTCCTGGATACAGTGCTTAACACTGGGCCCTAAGCAGAAACAGATGAGCCAGTTTCAAATGTGATAATAACAATATACATGTCTCTGAGGTCAGGAATCCAAGAACAAACATAATTATGGTAGCAAATATGATACAAACTAATAAGATAATTTGTGTCTTACAACTTAAACTTAGGAAGTTTCATTTAAAGTATGCTGATATGCTCAGCAACTCTTCTGTGTGACTGTGGAGGAGTGAGACACTAGAGTCTCCATAGAGACAGTTCGTCCCAGAAAACTGCTGACCAATTTTATTCAGTTCCCCTAACGAAAACTAAATGAACTAACTAAAAAAGATGGACTTTACGTGAAACAGCACAAGTCACACACCCTGTTGTACATGCctctttcactcacacacacacacacacacacaaccttgcttttctgtttatctgttcACTTGAAAGACATGTTGGCTTGGTAGAATAATTAATGATGCCAGCAGAAGAGGAGCAAAGTACACATCTCCTACTCAGGACTATGATCGgactttacactttaataaatCAAACTCAAGTGCCTTTTCAATTTTAATCTGACAGGTTTAAATTTGCACAACATCTTTAAAAGATATTCAGCTACATCTTAAAGAATTTTGCATTTGACTCATTGCAATATTAAGATAATAGGCTTATAAGATAATGGTATTTACAGTATGATCCTGAGGACCACTGCATTCAGCCATATGTGTGACACAcgtatatattatattaaactaAATTCCAGCTAATTAATTCCAgacaaataaattataaatattcaaTTTTTACCAAAAGATAATGATCTTGAACCACACATTGCTCATCTTACTAAGAAATACAAACAGCATGTTTACTATGtgtgaatgaaaaagaaaaccctTGGGTATTTGCCTCAGCACAGAGATGACTTTATGGACTTTTGAGCGTCcgtacaaagaaaacaaaatgtgaaggcATAATGATTTTCActtatttctgcattttgtgGCATGTGCTTTTAGTGCAACCACACTGAGGTTTTTTTACAGGCTAGACGAAGACATGAAGTCATAGCTGCAGCGGTACTGCATGGCACACAATCTGTGGGACTTCTACAAAAGGTGTGTAAAGTCTACACTACCTCAGATGAACTGGTCTTGATACTGGTTTTATTATGGCTTTTGTTAGAATAGGAAGGCTTGGCTGGGCCAGGTTACAATAATGTCTAGTCTGTGTATTCCCTTCCCTAAAATGATTTTCTTCAAACAAAAGACTGGCTCATTGAGAGAGGATCAAATATTTAACCAGGCTATTATGAATGGCTCTAGAATACAATACCAACATAAACGAGGTGGGATGAACTCTGAATGATAGTTCATGTGCCCATAAATTTGAATAACATTCTCAAAATAAGGAgaactttttgtgtttgtcaggtAACTTCTGGAAAGTGATGAAGTGGACAGAGGCAGAATCTCATTACTTAATTTGACAACAACACTTCACTGAAAAGATCTGCAGAGACTCAGCCACACAATTGAAAAAACGTTGCCTTCCATCATAAAGTCTAGCACAGAAACAATGATGCCGAAGAGaacaagaaagagagacacataACAGGTCAAGAGAAAGACAACATGTCTCTACTAGAATTGTCTATACTgtataaaacacattaacatgtaTATAGTACATTTAGTGTTGAAATGTaatggggcagctgtagctcagttggtaaggcaatcgTCCAGGCAACACGGGgttagtggtttgatccccggtgccggctatatgtcgaattgtttctgggcaagacacttaacccctaacagcccattcccatccccagctgtgcagtgctgttccaagcccggtagaaattggggagggttacatcaggaagggcatccggcttaaaactgtgccaaatcaacatgcggacaatgatccgctgtggtaaccctgaactcacgggataagctgtaaggacaaaaaacaaacaacaaaaaaaaaaaaaaagtgttgaaatGACGTAGGGTCACcgttattcatttttaatttgcttccTATGGTTCCAGTTTGATGTCTACATGAACCGTCCTAaacttcagtttttcttttctgtaataaaatatttctcatgcTGTAGCTGAAAAGCTCCTTCAGATGGCATCACATGGAGGGGTTTTCTGGAGGAGCTGTGTATAAAGTAAACACCCACTCCTACAGAAACGGTGTGTAAATGATTCTTGTGGGAAACTTGGTTCACTGCTGCAGGAAGCagtaatataatacaataatctATAAACTATGTAATTTGAGCCACACTTTTCTTTATCAAAGTATTTGCACCTATGTATGACACTATACAGTTTTTAGTGATAAAGCAAAAAACTGCAGTGGATGTTAAATGATGCCACCACAGAGTTGTGTGTATAAGATGATTCTTGCCCTGTGAGTAGTGTGTGGCTGTTTCATACAATTTACACACAGTCATTATTTCTGGATTCAAAAGGAGCAGAGTGATGACACAAAATAGACAGTACAAACCAGCACTGATATGCATTACATCAAATACTACAACAccctaaaaaaattaaaattcccTGAAATCTAATCTCATTACTAATCCCTTTGTTCATGTGTGTCCCAGTCAGACTGAATAAAACAAGGCCTTATGCAGCAGCTGTGAATATAGACCCAACTTTGCTTTGTATTGCCCCATTTCCCAGACAGAGCCTACCAAATACATAGAAAATAGTGAAGGTCAAAGGGCATCCTCTTGATTTTAGTTTGGCTATACCATTACCATGCAAAGTTAATGACTTcaagaaataaaggtttataaAACAGACTTAACTAAAGACAGGATATATGCTATATTACTTTAGATACAGGGTTAGACAAGTACTGATTTAGAACTGGTGGATAATAAAACCACTCTGTAAGCTCTCAATGTTGCCATGCCCAAAAGTCCCACAAGACCCCTGATTTAGGGGATGCATTTTTATAGTTATGCTGTGGGGAAAGGAACTATggattaataaaaatgtcatatcAGGCTAAATGCCTGatatgacatttttacttttgcaccAACAAATTTATGCATTTAAGCGTGATGATTTCTGGTGCAGTTTTGTCCTCCCAGCTACATTCATCTGCTTTAGAGgtcattaaacaaacaaacctcaAATAGCAGTGAGAGTATTTGCTTGTGTGCACTAGCGTGACAGTTTAAAAGCCTCTGCAAACACCCCAAAGTCAATTTAATTTGGTGTATGTGCTAGCTCCTGGCAATAAACATTAATAGTGCCTCCAAAGATGACTGATCATCATTTGCTACTTTTACACAATTAAGCTAAATTTAAGTAGTTAAAATTCTCTTCTTATTAAAAACAAGTGACCAACCAAGACATTCTCACAGTTTAAAGCAGTAGTAGTCCTAAAGACTTAGGACaagtatatgttttttatgtttggttCTACTGAAGTATTAGAATTAATTTAGAGGTGTTTAAATCCATGTTGGTTGAACAATGTAGGGCGAAACGTGCTCTACACGTGTATCTACACACTGCACTGTGTTTATTCCCTATCCTGCATTCTGTCCAATCTGTGTTGATTTATAAATGAAAGTGCCCATGACTGAGCACAAGTCTTTACCTGGTTTTTGGTTCATGATTTCAAGGTTGTTGATCCCAGGATAGGACCTGTTGAACCCCTGCCTACTGTCCCACTCTGACTAGTCAGATCGGAGGACTAGATTCGACAGTCCTACTTCCTGAAA contains:
- the map7b gene encoding ensconsin isoform X12 — encoded protein: MPEKKGRGQGGGGSGCSWGKWKLKKGGSRSAIPALFTITEEEEGQRRRDVCRRTKKASLSQYKSEDGRASSANRPSSSGSGQTYTPTLTPTPIPTPTPSRTTTSISPTNNAATKTESLLFNKIDERQRLARERREEQEKQNAIKEAQWQAREERARQHYEKHLEERKRKLEEQRIKEEKRRAAVEEKRRQKQEEDKARHEAVMHRTFEKSQKTRQKPNRWSWGGALHTNTPSTPADTDRRSVSTMNLSKHADPVITKRLSSSSATLLHSPDRGLRRLPLTPWESNIVNRLQQPTHSYLARSCSAMSLSGEQMAMPVCPRSVSCHPMGSMSFKTLQGQPIPYCRSQERSLSRETGSSSSNVPRRRTTGTTKKDPDNVRKSWSNLSLPLAPILSLPPNKRSSSPGKRNIKFTAPSPGRSPQKPAGRPPTPKLLKSPGAEDPGNIRPVRITPQSPRPPTPTRIQQEEKAQVLSPLKPRPQPLGQNKTSAEQTLTTPPAASESVSSPPGQRPSAGTTDPEEASRILTEKRRLAREQREREEEERRLQEEQSRLAKEEMARRKAEERAKREEEIQQQLEERRRKEEEERKAEEEKLQKEREEAESLQKQKEEEESRQREEAERLRKEREKHFQKEEAERLERKKRLEEIMKRTRRSDTAEKKVIPNRNGENSVTPAPSAVTVSPTQNSSSNSHQPDSSPNCSTEPLIHPDQRENGEFEEVIVLPSHSRLSPPEGEEQQQQQEERVPIIAFRENGLLKPLSGIEDISAQQGPDVA
- the map7b gene encoding ensconsin isoform X9 — encoded protein: MPEKKGRGQGGGGSGCSWGKWKLKKGGSRSAIPALFTITEEEEGQRRRDVCRRTKKASLSQYKSEDGRASSANRPSSSGSGQTYTPTLTPTPIPTPTPSRTTTSISPTNNAATKTESLLFNKIDERQRLARERREEQEKQNAIKEAQWQAREERARQHYEKHLEERKRKLEEQRIKEEKRRAAVEEKRRQKQEEDKARHEAVMHRTFEKSQKTRQKPNRWSWGGALHTNTPSTPAGFVESAFLCPLDLAGLEHMQSAFSLCSRYGMTSHYTDRRSVSTMNLSKHADPVITKRLSSSSATLLHSPDRGLRRLPLTPWESNIVNRLQQPTHSYLARSCSAMSLSGEQMVSCHPMGSMSFKTLQGQPIPYCRSQERSLSRETGSSSSNVPRRRTTGTTKKDPDNVRKSWSNLSLPLAPILSLPPNKRSSSPGKRNIKFTAPSPGRSPQKPAGRPPTPKLLKSPGAEDPGNIRPVRITPQSPRPPTPTRIQQEEKAQVLSPLKPRPQPLGQNKTSAEQTLTTPPAASESVSSPPGQRPSAGTTDPEEASRILTEKRRLAREQREREEEERRLQEEQSRLAKEEMARRKAEERAKREEEIQQQLEERRRKEEEERKAEEEKLQKEREEAESLQKQKEEEESRQREEAERLRKEREKHFQKEEAERLERKKRLEEIMKRTRRSDTAEKKVIPNRNGENSVTPAPSAVTVSPTQNSSSNSHQPDSSPNCSTEPLIHPDQRENGEFEEVIVLPSHSRLSPPEGEEQQQQQEERVPIIAFRENGLLKPLSGIEDISAQQGPDVA